One genomic region from Bacillota bacterium encodes:
- a CDS encoding DUF4304 domain-containing protein gives MKASILMKAFRKHILPLLPNFRYKPTTILYATPVEMVLRAFYFQTSYLDREAFTVWVFAQPLYVPCDHFVLNIGGRLGWFQHDRDIWWRWRPEDNEQEKQVMQEIYWYMQKYGLPFLDKVRTPSEVIWWIDKKSGNPKDVHYQEVKAYSYILIGDYRLARRILPRLYTELRQDEPNYPWMGEIAERVNRMMSLLEQSSEAAVQQLYEWRQFTLTQLRLEKEI, from the coding sequence ATGAAAGCCAGCATTCTGATGAAGGCGTTTAGAAAACACATCCTACCTCTATTGCCCAACTTCAGGTACAAACCGACGACGATTCTATACGCCACCCCAGTGGAGATGGTTCTTCGTGCCTTCTACTTTCAAACCTCTTATCTGGACAGGGAAGCCTTCACGGTATGGGTGTTCGCTCAGCCACTCTATGTGCCCTGTGATCACTTTGTGTTGAATATTGGTGGGCGATTGGGATGGTTTCAACATGACAGAGACATCTGGTGGCGGTGGCGTCCAGAGGATAACGAGCAGGAGAAGCAAGTGATGCAGGAAATCTACTGGTATATGCAAAAGTACGGGTTACCATTTCTGGATAAGGTGCGGACCCCCAGTGAGGTGATATGGTGGATTGACAAAAAGAGTGGAAATCCTAAGGATGTTCACTATCAAGAAGTAAAAGCCTATTCTTATATTTTGATTGGCGATTATCGTCTTGCGCGGCGGATTTTGCCTCGCTTGTATACCGAGTTGCGCCAAGATGAACCGAACTATCCGTGGATGGGGGAGATAGCGGAGCGTGTCAATCGGATGATGTCGTTGCTGGAGCAGTCATCGGAGGCGGCAGTGCAGCAACTGTATGAATGGCGCCAGTTTACTTTGACCCAGCTACGCCTGGAGAAGGAGATTTGA
- a CDS encoding RHS repeat-associated core domain-containing protein — protein sequence MPATGLYHVGAREYDPRTARWLQRDPIDIASGDPNLYRYAGNDPINMADDGGKDWFKKTEDGIWIGPFLFNSEVVSEGLKTGLAAVGSVFTFGLWDGGAYKDQVGFDTSNFFAGVGRECLITAATLGVGEFIFSARAARQVQQAANNAQRIVGSGRGAAHGTRVHTEFAKQVQQISRGRIRAEVSYRNGVVVPRGSRGSVRVDAVRGRLDKPKEIWDLKTGGAQLTPKRIEQIRRHLPKGCENIPIREVRPR from the coding sequence ATCCCAGCCACAGGTTTGTATCATGTCGGCGCCCGCGAGTACGACCCGCGCACCGCAAGATGGCTCCAACGCGACCCGATTGACATCGCCTCCGGCGACCCGAACCTGTATCGGTATGCGGGCAATGACCCCATCAACATGGCAGATGACGGAGGAAAGGACTGGTTCAAGAAGACAGAGGATGGAATCTGGATAGGACCTTTCCTCTTCAACAGTGAGGTTGTGTCAGAAGGTCTCAAGACGGGATTGGCGGCGGTTGGCAGTGTCTTCACTTTTGGCTTGTGGGATGGAGGCGCTTACAAAGATCAGGTTGGTTTTGATACCAGCAACTTCTTCGCTGGAGTGGGTCGTGAGTGTTTGATTACAGCGGCTACGCTGGGCGTGGGAGAGTTCATATTTTCTGCGCGCGCTGCGAGGCAGGTTCAACAGGCAGCGAATAATGCGCAGCGTATCGTAGGTTCTGGTCGTGGTGCTGCGCATGGGACTCGTGTTCATACGGAGTTCGCAAAGCAGGTGCAACAAATCTCGCGTGGACGAATCCGCGCTGAGGTATCCTATAGGAACGGTGTGGTAGTACCCAGAGGTTCCCGGGGCTCAGTACGGGTAGATGCGGTTAGAGGTCGTCTTGATAAGCCGAAGGAGATTTGGGATTTGAAGACAGGAGGTGCGCAGTTGACACCGAAACGGATTGAGCAGATACGTCGGCATCTCCCCAAAGGTTGCGAAAATATTCCTATTCGGGAGGTACGCCCCAGATGA
- a CDS encoding DUF4258 domain-containing protein: protein MGLCHAGAREYDPRTARWLQRDPIDIASGDPNLYRYCLNDPVNLADPSGLDFWEDLKRWYMGGMGGLSQWVDQNLMFGLTERFGTTAGRYDCGQASGWQLAWDATLWGGALLLAGFSSVVPGDEMVFGGAATAKAAASQGVRGAVRQATAVGGARTSTALAPRLVFSKHALQRMSERGITPAMVRKATERGRQFWDPKTKTIIHVLEHGMASGKHLVVARNPVTGKVTTTFVTRELSPRYQPVRCR, encoded by the coding sequence GTGGGGCTGTGCCACGCGGGCGCACGGGAGTACGACCCGCGCACCGCAAGATGGCTGCAGAGAGACCCGATTGACATCGCCTCCGGCGACCCGAACCTGTATCGGTACTGTCTCAACGACCCCGTGAACCTGGCAGACCCCTCTGGCTTAGACTTTTGGGAAGATCTCAAACGCTGGTATATGGGCGGAATGGGCGGGCTGAGCCAGTGGGTGGATCAGAACTTGATGTTCGGTTTGACAGAGCGGTTCGGTACGACGGCAGGGCGTTATGATTGCGGACAGGCGTCGGGATGGCAGCTGGCGTGGGATGCGACTTTGTGGGGCGGTGCCCTACTGCTGGCAGGGTTTTCCTCTGTGGTTCCAGGGGATGAGATGGTGTTTGGGGGTGCTGCTACGGCAAAAGCAGCGGCTTCCCAAGGAGTGCGGGGCGCTGTTAGGCAAGCAACAGCAGTTGGTGGTGCGCGTACATCCACAGCTTTGGCACCGCGTCTTGTTTTTTCTAAGCATGCGTTGCAACGTATGTCCGAACGCGGGATTACTCCGGCGATGGTGCGAAAAGCCACAGAACGTGGCAGGCAGTTCTGGGATCCTAAAACGAAAACAATCATCCACGTTCTCGAACACGGAATGGCTAGTGGAAAACATCTTGTAGTAGCGCGTAATCCTGTAACTGGTAAGGTCACAACTACTTTTGTGACACGCGAGCTAAGTCCGCGCTATCAGCCTGTACGATGTAGATAG
- a CDS encoding SMI1/KNR4 family protein — protein MSLKAWLSTVFRREVIAPLDKQILDEVRKHLSPEAQAIWDEQLRVLRRCQLILGTEADYYPASPDEPTVRFPHHPEEERRLAVVRFECRNTVYQARIHLVDGRFFSITYSRDVRRIRKRHDVEVKVLSVELLSDPMRPDAPVSPEVVSAPGLFPVMSGWLADWISQHPVLEMAYPMDAPERERWLNRRRLLLPDDYHELLKQCDGFITGDVDVFGISSMYEVNFGEAIYWVLAGRGGGFIVAREGDEQPRVYYFHHEDGTPSAEFTSFREALQYLIAQPNLP, from the coding sequence ATGTCCTTGAAGGCATGGCTTTCTACCGTTTTTAGGCGAGAAGTCATCGCGCCTCTGGATAAACAGATACTGGACGAGGTGAGGAAGCATCTATCCCCGGAAGCGCAGGCGATATGGGATGAACAGCTGCGTGTCCTCAGACGCTGTCAGCTAATTCTGGGTACCGAAGCGGATTATTACCCTGCTTCGCCCGATGAGCCTACTGTCCGCTTCCCTCACCACCCCGAAGAGGAGAGACGTCTTGCGGTGGTGCGATTCGAGTGCCGCAACACGGTTTATCAGGCACGTATCCATCTGGTCGATGGTCGTTTCTTTAGCATTACATACAGCAGAGACGTCCGTCGCATTCGGAAACGCCATGACGTTGAGGTAAAGGTGCTTTCGGTAGAGCTACTTTCTGACCCCATGCGTCCCGATGCGCCCGTATCACCTGAGGTGGTCTCCGCCCCCGGCTTGTTTCCTGTCATGAGTGGATGGCTCGCGGATTGGATATCCCAGCACCCGGTGCTGGAGATGGCTTATCCCATGGATGCCCCCGAGCGTGAGCGGTGGCTAAATCGGCGTCGGCTTCTTTTACCAGACGACTACCATGAACTTTTGAAACAGTGTGATGGTTTTATAACCGGCGACGTTGACGTTTTCGGCATATCCTCCATGTATGAGGTTAACTTTGGAGAAGCCATCTACTGGGTATTAGCAGGGCGTGGCGGTGGGTTCATCGTTGCGCGGGAAGGGGATGAACAGCCGCGCGTCTACTACTTCCATCACGAGGACGGAACCCCAAGCGCCGAGTTCACCTCCTTCCGCGAGGCATTGCAATATCTGATAGCGCAACCCAACCTGCCGTAA
- a CDS encoding RHS repeat-associated core domain-containing protein: MGAREYDPRTTRWLQRDPIGVAGGHPNLYLYCLNNPVNIADPDGMFVPLLAGVGAGVVLGGIVGGVTAWVSGENIWHGGLRGAVIGAAGVLGGVAGASLAGTFGIGGTAGAVLGGALAGASSDLAVQGVSLAFAWQNCYRPCETIGAALIGGMGGVLGGVATSNGVRIGRYNFQWIDYQHTGGVGMNVYRDGKRIFALDWHKWQDTPPRYAPFWKWLHYHRRPGIGRHRPWQGW, encoded by the coding sequence GTGGGCGCCCGCGAATATGACCCGCGCACCACACGATGGCTTCAGAGAGACCCGATTGGTGTTGCCGGCGGGCATCCCAACCTCTACCTCTACTGCCTGAATAACCCTGTCAACATTGCTGACCCCGACGGCATGTTTGTGCCCCTATTGGCAGGTGTGGGTGCAGGAGTGGTGCTCGGTGGTATTGTAGGTGGAGTAACTGCCTGGGTGTCCGGCGAGAACATCTGGCATGGCGGGTTGCGGGGGGCGGTTATCGGCGCTGCGGGCGTGCTGGGCGGCGTGGCAGGAGCCAGCTTGGCAGGGACGTTTGGTATTGGGGGCACGGCTGGTGCAGTGCTTGGTGGTGCTTTAGCTGGGGCAAGCAGTGACCTTGCGGTGCAGGGCGTATCGCTGGCTTTTGCCTGGCAAAATTGCTACCGCCCGTGCGAGACGATAGGAGCTGCGTTGATTGGGGGGATGGGCGGAGTCTTAGGTGGGGTAGCGACCTCCAACGGTGTTAGAATAGGACGATATAATTTCCAGTGGATAGATTACCAACATACTGGTGGCGTAGGAATGAATGTCTACCGAGACGGAAAGCGAATATTCGCCTTAGATTGGCACAAGTGGCAAGACACGCCACCTAGGTATGCGCCTTTCTGGAAATGGCTACATTACCATAGACGACCGGGCATAGGCAGACACAGACCATGGCAGGGGTGGTAG
- a CDS encoding DUF4258 domain-containing protein produces the protein MGHGTTFNPFRWNAAYGYEWTPAIGLYHVGAREYDPRTARWLQRDPIDIASGDPNLYRYCLNDPVNLADPSGLDFWEDLKRWYMGGMGGLSQWVDQNLMFGLTERFGTTAGRYDCGQASGWQLAWDATLWGGALLLAGFSSVVPGDEMVFGGAATAKAAASQGVRGAVRQATAVGGARTSTALAPRLVFSKHALQRMSERGITPAMVRKATERGRQFWDPKTKTIIHVLEHGMASGKHLVVARNPVTGKVTTTFVTRELSPRYQPVRCR, from the coding sequence GTGGGGCACGGCACCACCTTCAACCCCTTCCGCTGGAACGCTGCCTATGGATATGAGTGGACGCCTGCCATCGGCTTGTACCACGTGGGCGCACGGGAATATGACCCGCGCACCGCAAGATGGCTGCAGAGAGACCCGATTGACATCGCCTCCGGCGACCCGAACCTGTATCGGTACTGTCTCAACGACCCCGTGAACCTGGCAGACCCCTCTGGCTTAGACTTTTGGGAAGATCTCAAACGCTGGTATATGGGCGGAATGGGCGGGCTGAGCCAGTGGGTGGATCAGAACTTGATGTTCGGTTTGACAGAGCGGTTCGGTACGACGGCAGGGCGTTATGATTGCGGACAGGCGTCGGGATGGCAGCTGGCGTGGGATGCGACTTTGTGGGGCGGTGCCCTACTGCTGGCAGGGTTTTCCTCTGTGGTTCCAGGGGATGAGATGGTGTTTGGGGGTGCTGCTACGGCAAAAGCAGCGGCTTCCCAAGGAGTGCGGGGCGCTGTTAGGCAAGCAACAGCAGTTGGTGGTGCGCGTACATCCACAGCTTTGGCACCGCGTCTTGTTTTTTCTAAGCATGCGTTGCAACGTATGTCCGAACGCGGGATTACTCCGGCGATGGTGCGAAAAGCCACAGAACGTGGCAGGCAGTTCTGGGATCCTAAAACGAAAACAATCATCCACGTTCTCGAACACGGAATGGCTAGTGGAAAACATCTTGTAGTAGCGCGTAATCCTGTAACTGGTAAGGTCACAACTACTTTTGTGACACGCGAGCTAAGTCCGCGCTATCAGCCTGTACGATGTAGATAG
- a CDS encoding CCA tRNA nucleotidyltransferase, with protein sequence MSHLLIAIDKLRQTTLGTKWEGRLYLVGGIVRDELLGRPLPPDVDIVTEADALELAHWLHTQGITDHLPVTYPRFGTAMVHIEGVQVELVTARRESYSADSRKPVQVQPATLREDAFRRDLTVNTLMRNLHTGELLDLTGMGLSDLQAGLLRTPLEPMVTFEEDPLRAMRAVRFAAQLGFDIEPGTYDAICKTAHRLQIISKERIRDEFTRLLQATEAVKGLWLLLETGLLEQFAPELARMRGVEQNQYHLYDVWEHTLVAFSHLPPDASLVLRLATLLHDVGKPLTRTVDERGVHFYGHQNVGAQIAGQVLRRLRYSNDIVEQVVQLVRLHMRPGEYDYSWSDAAVRRLIRDADGLLQELLTLVRADIAASNPAFPKADIDALQRRIELLTAREDVQSLDSPLTGREIMQILGIPPGKQVGECKQFLLNEVIEGRLAPDDKESATRLLLERFG encoded by the coding sequence GTGAGCCACCTGCTGATTGCTATCGACAAGTTGCGTCAGACCACGCTCGGCACGAAGTGGGAAGGACGCCTGTACCTGGTGGGCGGTATCGTGCGCGATGAACTGCTCGGTCGTCCGCTGCCACCTGACGTGGACATCGTGACCGAGGCGGACGCGCTCGAACTCGCGCACTGGCTGCACACACAGGGCATCACCGACCATCTGCCGGTCACCTATCCCCGCTTCGGCACGGCGATGGTGCATATCGAGGGCGTGCAGGTAGAGCTGGTCACCGCCCGCCGCGAGAGCTACTCCGCCGATAGCCGCAAGCCCGTGCAGGTACAGCCCGCCACCCTGCGCGAGGACGCCTTCCGGCGCGACCTCACGGTGAACACGCTGATGCGCAACCTGCACACCGGCGAGCTGCTCGACCTGACGGGCATGGGATTGAGTGACCTTCAGGCGGGACTGCTGCGCACACCGCTGGAGCCGATGGTCACCTTCGAGGAAGACCCCCTCCGCGCGATGCGGGCGGTGCGTTTCGCGGCGCAGCTCGGCTTCGACATCGAGCCGGGCACCTACGACGCCATCTGCAAGACCGCGCATCGCCTGCAGATTATCAGCAAGGAGCGCATCCGCGACGAGTTCACACGCCTGCTGCAGGCGACGGAGGCGGTGAAGGGCTTGTGGCTGCTGCTGGAGACCGGTTTGCTGGAGCAGTTTGCGCCCGAGCTGGCGCGGATGCGCGGGGTGGAGCAGAACCAGTACCACCTCTACGACGTGTGGGAGCATACGCTGGTGGCGTTTTCGCACCTGCCGCCGGATGCCTCGCTGGTGCTGCGTCTGGCGACGCTACTGCACGATGTGGGCAAACCCCTCACCCGCACCGTCGACGAGCGCGGCGTGCATTTTTACGGTCACCAGAACGTAGGTGCGCAGATTGCCGGGCAGGTATTGCGACGCCTGCGCTACAGCAACGACATCGTGGAGCAGGTGGTGCAGCTGGTGCGCCTGCACATGCGCCCCGGCGAGTACGACTATTCGTGGAGCGATGCAGCGGTGCGCCGGCTCATTCGCGATGCCGACGGCTTGCTACAGGAGCTGCTGACGCTGGTGCGGGCAGACATCGCTGCAAGCAACCCCGCCTTCCCCAAAGCGGACATCGACGCCCTGCAGCGCCGCATCGAACTGCTGACCGCCCGCGAGGACGTGCAGTCGCTGGACAGCCCCCTGACTGGACGCGAGATTATGCAGATTCTGGGAATCCCCCCAGGCAAACAGGTGGGCGAGTGCAAGCAGTTTCTTTTGAACGAGGTCATCGAGGGCAGACTCGCCCCCGATGATAAGGAGAGTGCTACTCGGCTGTTGCTGGAGCGGTTCGGGTAA
- a CDS encoding uroporphyrinogen decarboxylase family protein — MKRERALKAFQREMTDRIPHWEIISCPDAIEYITGIDPWQHPRQAQKALVERYALDLYTLPLEDTPVPRPPDGVVYEDAEGRRTVRWGWDHTWHWDWGHRFRSVEEVLRYQPLEHWDYREMDPIGMDLSPSEDELAKRFQEQVNRDRAANGDLCLEIGHFYNTLFMWPLLTFGWELWLEVAACYPQEAKRLLRDFAEISRKVFRAWAQTDVQVFSSHDDICHRQGPVFSPKWLRENIYPYYEEFWGYLKASGKKIFFVSDGNVDMVADDVLACGADGIFCETYTDWKAFARKHPDKVLLAGGDNRIIMSNDREAIEAMVREMAEVGRHMPGYFFCVGNHLTWDLPPEGVKAYFDAAEKYGVRSV; from the coding sequence ATGAAACGTGAGCGTGCGTTGAAAGCGTTTCAGAGGGAGATGACCGACCGCATCCCGCACTGGGAAATCATCTCCTGTCCGGATGCTATCGAGTACATTACCGGCATAGACCCCTGGCAGCATCCGCGCCAGGCGCAGAAGGCACTGGTGGAACGCTATGCCCTCGACCTGTACACGCTGCCTCTTGAGGATACCCCTGTGCCGCGCCCGCCAGACGGCGTGGTATACGAGGATGCCGAGGGACGCAGGACCGTGCGCTGGGGATGGGACCATACCTGGCACTGGGATTGGGGACATCGGTTTCGGTCGGTAGAAGAAGTGCTGCGCTATCAACCGCTGGAACACTGGGACTACCGCGAGATGGACCCCATCGGGATGGACCTTTCGCCGTCGGAAGACGAGCTGGCAAAACGTTTTCAGGAGCAGGTCAACCGCGACCGCGCCGCCAATGGTGACCTCTGTCTGGAAATCGGGCACTTTTATAACACCCTGTTCATGTGGCCCCTGCTCACTTTTGGCTGGGAGCTCTGGCTGGAGGTGGCGGCGTGCTACCCACAGGAGGCAAAGCGCCTGTTGCGTGACTTCGCCGAAATCTCGCGTAAAGTGTTTCGCGCGTGGGCACAGACGGATGTACAGGTTTTCTCCAGCCACGACGACATCTGCCATCGGCAGGGACCGGTCTTCTCGCCGAAGTGGCTACGCGAGAATATCTATCCCTACTACGAGGAGTTCTGGGGTTACCTGAAAGCGTCGGGCAAGAAGATATTCTTCGTCTCCGATGGCAATGTGGATATGGTGGCGGACGACGTGCTGGCGTGCGGGGCGGACGGCATCTTCTGCGAAACCTATACCGACTGGAAAGCCTTCGCCCGAAAGCACCCCGACAAGGTGTTGCTGGCAGGTGGCGACAACCGCATCATCATGAGCAATGACCGCGAGGCGATCGAGGCGATGGTACGCGAGATGGCGGAGGTAGGGCGTCACATGCCCGGATACTTCTTCTGCGTGGGCAACCACCTGACGTGGGACCTGCCTCCCGAGGGCGTGAAGGCTTACTTCGACGCTGCCGAGAAATACGGGGTGCGCAGTGTATGA
- a CDS encoding HAD-IA family hydrolase translates to MTKAAIFDIDGVLVDSPHERAWGETLQRLMNTRWADIASDTRYAPGRYTSEVYQHVVSGKPRQEGAAALLEYFGIHDPDGRRTQELCDLKQQMIVELIERAEFTAFEDGLRFILALKARGVKLAAASSSKNANRMLERVFLYPFCERQCLQLPFVTAQTRLIDLFDANVCGRDFARGKPHPEIFLTAAALLDVPPNRCVVIEDAPSGVQAAKAGGMRCIGVARRDDSDLLRAAGADWVVTSLDEVNLEEL, encoded by the coding sequence ATGACGAAGGCAGCGATATTCGACATCGACGGCGTGCTGGTAGATTCACCACACGAGCGTGCGTGGGGCGAGACGTTACAAAGACTCATGAACACCCGCTGGGCGGACATCGCTTCTGACACTCGCTATGCGCCGGGGCGTTATACCTCAGAGGTATATCAACACGTCGTGTCCGGCAAACCCAGGCAGGAGGGAGCGGCTGCGTTGCTGGAGTACTTCGGCATCCACGACCCCGACGGCAGGCGCACACAGGAGCTGTGCGACCTCAAACAGCAGATGATTGTGGAACTGATCGAACGCGCCGAGTTTACTGCCTTTGAGGACGGTTTGCGGTTTATCCTCGCGCTGAAGGCGAGAGGAGTGAAACTGGCTGCCGCCTCTTCGTCCAAGAACGCCAATCGGATGCTGGAGCGGGTGTTCCTGTATCCCTTCTGCGAGAGGCAATGCCTGCAACTGCCCTTTGTCACCGCGCAAACACGCCTGATTGACCTGTTCGACGCCAACGTTTGCGGGCGCGACTTTGCGCGGGGTAAGCCGCACCCCGAGATATTCCTCACCGCCGCGGCTCTGCTGGACGTTCCCCCAAACCGGTGCGTTGTTATCGAAGACGCGCCATCGGGCGTGCAGGCGGCGAAGGCGGGAGGGATGCGCTGTATTGGCGTGGCGCGTAGGGACGATAGCGACTTGCTGCGTGCGGCAGGCGCAGACTGGGTGGTAACGAGTCTGGACGAGGTCAATCTCGAGGAGCTGTGA
- a CDS encoding twin-arginine translocation signal domain-containing protein gives MNPCERCALSRRQFLRAAGGAIGAWMLLPLAETAFAAPRAAGLSTRTASPPTACSVRRARRTPTSSVRMPRTRKGLRCSH, from the coding sequence ATGAACCCCTGCGAGAGGTGTGCGTTAAGTCGCCGGCAGTTTCTGCGGGCCGCGGGTGGAGCAATCGGCGCATGGATGCTTCTGCCACTTGCCGAAACAGCGTTCGCCGCACCGCGCGCGGCTGGATTATCTACGCGCACTGCGTCGCCACCAACCGCGTGTTCGGTCCGCAGGGCAAGGCGAACCCCTACATCATCCGTTCGCATGCCGAGGACCAGAAAGGGGCTTCGGTGCAGTCATTGA
- a CDS encoding amidohydrolase — protein sequence MSGIRQHMAQLQSEWVALRHDLHAHPELAFEEHRTAGVVAEWLRRYGLEVRTGVAGTGVVGTLHGEAGEGAVVGFRADMDALPIEEQNELPYRSRHPGKMHACGHDGHTAILLGTAAVLSHLRTQLRGTVRFYFQPAEESVSGAKAMLEAGVLQEMPPRWVVALHGRPGLPLGSVGIRAGAMMASADTFDIRLKGRGGHAALPHLTEDPIVAGVQLVQAMQTLVSRESAPSDPVVLSITQFHAGNTYNVLPEEAHLAGTVRCLREQTRGKLRHRMGQMLEAMAQAWHMEGRFDWHEGVPALWNDENVTSRIAQVAERAFGKERVIWLEHPLMGAEDFAFFAQAVPSAMFFLGLGEVADWHTACFDFPDEAIAPGVEMFVRLALAEFAT from the coding sequence ATGTCGGGGATACGACAGCATATGGCGCAGTTACAATCGGAGTGGGTAGCCCTGCGCCATGACCTGCACGCACATCCCGAGCTGGCTTTCGAAGAGCATCGTACGGCAGGAGTGGTCGCCGAATGGTTGCGCAGATATGGTCTGGAAGTGCGCACCGGCGTGGCGGGTACAGGGGTGGTGGGCACATTGCATGGCGAAGCGGGCGAAGGAGCAGTGGTGGGTTTTCGTGCCGACATGGACGCCCTGCCCATCGAGGAGCAGAACGAGCTACCGTACCGCTCCCGACACCCCGGCAAGATGCACGCCTGTGGACATGATGGGCATACCGCCATCCTGCTGGGCACAGCAGCGGTGCTTTCTCACTTGCGGACACAACTGCGTGGCACGGTGCGCTTCTATTTCCAGCCTGCGGAAGAGAGCGTTTCGGGGGCGAAGGCAATGCTGGAAGCGGGCGTTTTGCAGGAGATGCCTCCCCGCTGGGTGGTGGCATTGCACGGACGACCGGGGTTGCCGCTGGGTAGCGTGGGCATTCGCGCAGGCGCGATGATGGCGTCGGCAGATACGTTTGACATCCGTTTGAAGGGCCGGGGAGGACACGCCGCATTGCCCCACCTTACCGAAGACCCCATTGTGGCGGGGGTGCAGCTGGTGCAGGCAATGCAGACGCTGGTCAGCCGTGAGAGCGCACCTTCCGACCCTGTGGTGCTGAGCATCACGCAGTTCCATGCAGGCAACACCTATAACGTACTGCCGGAGGAGGCTCATCTGGCGGGAACCGTGCGCTGCCTGCGTGAGCAGACGCGCGGCAAGCTGCGCCATCGCATGGGGCAAATGCTGGAGGCAATGGCACAGGCGTGGCACATGGAAGGACGGTTCGACTGGCACGAGGGCGTGCCTGCCCTGTGGAACGACGAAAACGTTACTTCACGGATAGCGCAGGTAGCGGAGCGGGCATTCGGTAAGGAGAGGGTGATATGGCTGGAGCATCCGCTGATGGGCGCAGAGGATTTCGCCTTTTTTGCGCAGGCTGTTCCTTCGGCAATGTTCTTTCTGGGGCTGGGGGAAGTGGCGGACTGGCATACCGCCTGTTTCGATTTCCCGGACGAAGCGATTGCGCCCGGGGTGGAGATGTTCGTTCGGCTCGCGCTGGCAGAGTTCGCCACATAA
- a CDS encoding NADH:flavin oxidoreductase: protein MSDYVKLASLKSVDEFLAAIQQLNLHIPCDRQVLVGDASPLAQPITADGFTIGNRFAVQPMEGWDGTRDGRPSEMTFRRWRRFGSSGAKLIWGGEAIAVQHDGRANPNQLVLNEHTRDDLARLRDALVEEHRKACGSTDGLVIGLQLTHSGRYSRPDDKPAPRILYRHPILDRRLNLPDDYPSLTDGDVRHIIDSFIRAAKLAWQIGFDFVDIKHCHGYLGHEFLSAHTREGDYGGSFGNRTRFLREVVQGIRAETPHLRIGVRLSAFDMVPFRPDPATSRPGKPGIGMPEPFEHLLPYQWGFGVNPQNPTEPDLTEPAAFLALLRELDIRLVNLTAGSPYYNPHIQRPALYPPSDGYQPPEDPLVGVARQMWAVRTLKQQFPDMVIVGTAYTYLQDYIPYVAQAAVREGWTDLVGLGRIMLAYPELPRDILEGRPLQTKRICRTFSDCTTAPRNGLPSGCYPLDDFYRNSPLAEQLKRVKRPG, encoded by the coding sequence ATGAGCGACTACGTGAAGCTGGCATCATTAAAGAGCGTCGACGAGTTCCTTGCTGCGATACAGCAGCTGAATCTGCATATCCCCTGCGATCGGCAGGTGCTGGTGGGGGATGCCTCGCCCCTCGCCCAGCCGATAACAGCAGATGGATTCACTATCGGCAACCGTTTTGCCGTGCAGCCGATGGAGGGCTGGGACGGCACGCGCGACGGCAGACCTTCGGAGATGACCTTCCGCCGATGGCGACGCTTTGGAAGCAGCGGAGCCAAGCTCATCTGGGGCGGCGAGGCGATAGCCGTACAGCACGATGGCAGGGCGAACCCCAACCAGCTCGTATTAAACGAACACACGCGCGACGACCTCGCCAGATTGCGCGACGCGCTGGTCGAAGAGCACCGTAAAGCCTGCGGCTCCACCGACGGACTCGTCATCGGCTTGCAGCTCACCCATTCCGGTCGCTACAGCCGTCCCGACGACAAGCCTGCCCCGCGAATCCTGTATCGCCATCCCATTCTGGACAGGCGGCTGAACCTGCCCGATGACTATCCCTCGCTCACCGATGGCGACGTTCGGCACATTATCGACTCGTTCATCCGCGCGGCGAAACTGGCGTGGCAGATTGGGTTCGACTTTGTGGACATCAAGCACTGCCATGGCTATCTGGGACACGAGTTTCTGAGTGCGCACACGCGCGAAGGCGACTACGGCGGCAGCTTCGGGAACCGCACCCGCTTCCTGCGGGAGGTGGTGCAGGGCATCCGTGCGGAGACGCCCCACTTGCGCATCGGCGTTCGGCTGTCGGCGTTCGACATGGTGCCCTTCCGCCCCGACCCGGCAACATCGCGACCGGGCAAGCCGGGCATCGGCATGCCGGAGCCGTTCGAACATCTGCTGCCCTACCAGTGGGGCTTCGGCGTGAACCCGCAGAACCCGACCGAACCCGACCTGACCGAGCCTGCCGCCTTTCTCGCCCTGCTGCGCGAGCTGGACATCCGGCTGGTCAACCTTACCGCCGGCAGTCCCTATTATAACCCGCACATCCAGCGTCCTGCCCTGTACCCGCCCTCTGACGGCTATCAGCCCCCTGAAGACCCGCTGGTGGGCGTGGCGCGGCAAATGTGGGCTGTGCGCACGTTGAAACAGCAGTTCCCGGACATGGTCATCGTGGGCACAGCATATACCTACCTGCAGGACTACATTCCGTATGTGGCGCAGGCGGCCGTGCGCGAGGGATGGACGGACCTGGTGGGGCTGGGACGGATAATGCTGGCATACCCTGAACTGCCGCGCGACATACTGGAAGGCAGACCGCTGCAGACCAAACGCATCTGCCGCACCTTCAGCGATTGCACTACCGCCCCGCGTAACGGATTGCCTTCAGGATGCTACCCGCTGGACGACTTCTACAGAAACTCCCCGCTGGCGGAGCAGTTAAAGAGGGTGAAACGTCCGGGGTAA